A segment of the Anoplolepis gracilipes chromosome 14, ASM4749672v1, whole genome shotgun sequence genome:
ACATACAATGTCCAATAGGATATCCAATAGGAGAGGTTGGTTTTTTAGGGATGAAAATATCGTTAGTTGAAATGCACATTTTCTATTGGATATTACATTTGTCGTGCGACAAATTTTTCGAGCGTGTTTTCGATTGGCTGCaggaatttagaaaatttttaaacatccgAGAACCTTTCTGTCCTGCAACCAATCAACAGGCTCGAAAAATTTGTCGCACGACAAATGTAAAGCCGTGATTACACTATAGGTTGCGGGTTCGGTTGCGGTTGGGGTTACTGTTGGACATTGGGAGCAACCTTTGTGCTGTGATTGGTTGGTTCCCAATGTCCAACAGTAACTCCAACCGCAACCTATAGCGTAATCACGGCTTAACATCGGCCTAAAGCCCGTATCAGACTgcgcattaaaaattgagattaaatattaaagattgaaatttgaccaatcaatacaaagcaattttagttccttttattctgattagtcaaattctaatctttaatcttcaatcttcaattttcaGTTCGTAGTGTGATACGGGCTTAACGCATGTACATAGATAAAAAGAgagtggttttttttttttttatttacacctTACACCATATACTTTGCGTCCACgagtgtatgtatgtacatacaaggTGCGTATAACAGCAAACagtgaatgtatatatattatatatatttataatatatatatatatatatatatatatatatatatatatatacaagtgtCGTgtgcacgtgtgtgtgtgtgtgcgtgtgttgATGTGTCGTGTACATAGGTGTGTGAAATACGAATTAATCTCCTCTCTCACTATTACTGACAGAAACGGCTATCTTGTGAAAAGTGTGTTGCACGagtttacaataaattaaattgtagaaATTGTCTACGTGTTTACACAACATGGATCTAGAAAATTGCCGGAAAAGTTCTGATAAGAGGTTAGCgcgagtttatatatatatatatatatatctcttgttTCTTTCcagtcttttaaatttataacctTGTAACCTTATAATCCAACTTACATGTTTGATGAAGATACTTATTCCGTTGATTTGTTACTAGTTTTGATACCGATGACGATTCCGACTATGCCATGAtaagacaaataaaaatggaaccggaaacaatattttcgccTTCCGAGGATGATATTATGGCACAATTGCAACAAGATAGCTCCGACTTGGAAGTAGAACCAAGTTTCACATTGGAAGGCACTGTAAATGGCGAATATAGTAACGAGGGAACATTAATGCAACACATGGACATTAGAGAACCTTTATCTACGTTAAGAAGCCTCTTAGAAGAGAGGCTTACCATAGATTTGAAAAACTATTCGTTTTGGTTGCAAAACGCACAGATGGTGAGCAACAAAATACATAGTGcactttctttttccttttggtCTCTGCATTTTACGCATCTGTTACAATAGCTGGAAAGTCATAAAAATTTGGTCGATCAATGTGTCCAAGGAGAGGGACTGGTTCAGATTAACGTACAAATAAAGCCTATGCAGAAACGTATCAATATAGCGGATGTTCTTAAACCGGCGGAAGATTATATCGAAGttgtggaaaataattgtGCGTATAATACATACGCAGCTGTTTTTCGgtcaaaattttcaattagaatttgtaatatttagtaattaatatttttgttgtaaCGCAGCACCAGTGCCTGTTGCTCAAGAAAACAAACGAAATGTCATAAAGTGGATGGTGGATGAACAGTATAAAAAAGAAcaggtaaaataaaatacaaaaatattgttttgcaaGTAGgctgttttttttctgtataatttaatttttacatatattaactatttgtataggattattttattttgtaggcATAGCTTGATcgataaactttataatataatagttggGATTATTTGGAAATGAGATTAATCTTTTGCATGAAAGATTGTGTGATAGAtagacacacatacacacacacacacacacacacacacacatatatatatgtatgcttaattccttaaattatattcatgtaAAATGAGCTACTTTACATCTTTAgtctaaagatatatatatatatatatatatatctttagtctaaagatatatatatatatatatatgtatatatataattttgttttgttaggtACGCTTAAAAATACCAACTGATCCAAAAGATTGGTCAGAAACACATGTTAAACATTGGCTGCAATGGGCCGTTagacaatttaatttagtatcgTTACGTTTGGCTGATTGGAATATAACCGGGACACAATTGTGCAATCTTACCATGGAAGAGTTTCATGCAAAAGTTCCTCTTGATCCAGGAGATGTGTTTTGGACACACTTTGAACTTCTTAGGAAATGCAAATTTGTCGGTATGTCTACAAAACAAACATTCAATATTGCTCggtttaacaataatttttttttttttttaatctaaatttaaattgctcTTTGCAATTTTACGATATTCTTGCGATTTTGCAGCTGTAGTGCAAAAAGATGCACCAGATTCTTCCAGTGAAGGTACTTTGGAAAAGGCTATTAAAATGCGAAATCAAAAAGCAGCAAAATCGAGGCCTGCTGCGAACCAACAAACACGTGTAGTTAACATGCCTTTGGACAGTGTCGATCCAACTTCGATTACTATCGCTACTTCCAGTCGATCTGTCAATAGTGGCCAAATACAGCTGTGGCAGTTTTTATTAGAGCTGCTAACCGACAAAGAATATAGAGATGCGATTCAATGGATTGGGACTGAAGGGGAATTCAAACTCAATCAACCAGAAGCAGTAGCACAATTATGGGGAGCACGTAAGAATAAGCCGTCGatgaattatgaaaaattgagTAGAGCACTACGATATTATTACGATGGTGATATGATCTCGAAAGTTCATGGTAAACGATTCGTATATAAATTCGTTTGTGATTTAAAGCAGTTATTGGGCTATTCAGCCGCGGAATTGAGTAAACTTGTCGAGGAAGGAAGAAGGTATTTCTGATGAAGTCATATATTTCTAGTTGCTGTTAATAAAAGAGCTTTTACTGTAAACATCTCGTGATGTGTctgtcattttatttaatataataatttgtaaagtattgtgcatgtattatatatatatatgtatttgcaaagttatatcatatgtatattattatactatatttatcaaatttagtataaaaccAGACTTTTTTGCCAAGATACATGTATGTAAAGTCACTTGTGtggcaaattttttatcgactcgatatttttttctatgcatTATTTCGctaatcataaatttaatcaatttgctTTACTCGTTTTTTCCAAACAAATTGAATAACTTTTCAATATCATAATATCACAagcaatgcaaaatataaaataatattgatcatcacgaaaaaaaaagaaaaaaaaatagatttttgatatataaattaaaaagcatttaTATTCTTAGGTACATTTAtctcacatatatttataaactataagtacatacaacaaaatatattaaagaacatAGTGATTATTTATCcatttaattgtttacattgataattatacacattattaaagaTAGAGATAGTATTCTATGGCTGGGTTTAAGCTGCTAAACTTGACGCTACTATagtcgttctatctttgttatttattgaaaGTTAAACAAGGATGGAGCACGCTCATAGCCGCTAAATGTTCCTTAAAGTCAGcctatatatgtaagtatgtaaattagagatattttgataatctATCGTGTTCTCCACCATTCTTCCTCTATAAAGAAAAGAcattcgatattatttttattacacacacacgcacacaaaattgtacaaacacatataaatgtatttgatATCTAGGGTATATGTAATTTTGGTTACATGTTCACGAGAGCTTTATAACAATTGTCATTTTTGGAAATCCATCACGATTTATGGTATTACAAATCAATTGAACGATTATGAAGGAGCTTGCATGTAATAATGcagaaattgttataaataagtatatcaAACATGTTTCTTACCAATAtattgctatatatttttaaatatatctaagtaaaatttgatattttatatgaatataaaaaataattattaatacatgtcAAAATCTAGATCTGTGACaaagaaatatgaatattttataaaatatatcttgagAGGTATCtcgatattttaatctataattttttccagTGAATAACACGTGCGCACTACTTTAGACATCACATTCTTTATACAATTCTGACATTGCACAAATTGAATATGAATTTAGTTTAATCTTTTGTTAACGATAAAGTTTCTTTGACCttattagcaaaaaaaaaaaaacaaaaaaaaaaatgtcatccAAATTTTTGTTCCAAGTTTATGTAATTAAGATGAGTGATGTTAAAAAAGttgtgtttaatttaataaaaaatcaagatgCGAAAAGAATAAGTTTACTTGCAAGCCATCGATGAAGAAAGTAACGAATGTGTAAGTAATACAAGTAAGTACCCGTTTATTTCTCATATTCGTGTAacaagataagaaaaaaaaaaaaaaaaaaaaaaaaaaaaccgcagAAGATTACGCAACTGTGGCGTGACAGGCAAGTTGCAACACGTGGCCGTTTGTATCTCTGTTGTTAGGACTGACTTTTGATCGGCAAAAGGCAGCACTCATCGCCAATACCAGAGAATCTAGCCTGTGAGATATCGGACGCGACGTCACAAGTTAGGGTCTCAGGGAACCGGCGACGCGGCAGGCTTTATAATCAGCCCGCCCGCCATTTTTgccctttttctctttttcacgcTCATCACCATTCATTCTCTCCGTCTCACCCTCACCCTCGCACCCCGCGATCGTTCcgtcttttctcttttatgtaaatttatcattttctattCTTTCTTGTCTATCTTGGAATAGTATGTGTTATAGTGTAGATTATTatcctaaaaaaattaaagaaattgtaaCAATCGTACACAagctggaaaaaaaaaagttttatcatGTTTGAAatcaatcgatatttttatcaattgatctcttttcttatatatatatatatatatatatatatatatatatatatatgaaagaaacctagagaaattcttatttttagtcttataaaatttatcaacatcttttttctaatttatatgaaatttaattaggtTTACTACAAAATTCACGCTTGAAAAATGAGAAACGAAGGAGCTGACGAACAaataatctctttctcttttcatgTATATCCCTTCATGCAATTATAACGTGAATGCtctggagagaaagagagagacagagagaaagagcgcaCAAATTTCGGTGAAGggactttttatatatgaattatatttggcTTAAACCTTACTCGTAAGAGACTATAGATTGATATATTCATTCACTCGCTCACTCTCTTACATTCGTACACGTGTACACGCACTCGTGTCaagagacatatatatatgcactttAAATCGAAAAAACTTGCccgtttatataaatttgtataaaaataaaatttgtttcgcATTTTCTTCGAGAGTCGTGTAGCGTCGTAGCGGCGACGACCGGGAAAGTTAGCAAGTTGTACAGTGGACTTCGTATT
Coding sequences within it:
- the Ets97d gene encoding DNA-binding protein Ets97D homolog produces the protein MDLENCRKSSDKSFDTDDDSDYAMIRQIKMEPETIFSPSEDDIMAQLQQDSSDLEVEPSFTLEGTVNGEYSNEGTLMQHMDIREPLSTLRSLLEERLTIDLKNYSFWLQNAQMLESHKNLVDQCVQGEGLVQINVQIKPMQKRINIADVLKPAEDYIEVVENNSPVPVAQENKRNVIKWMVDEQYKKEQVRLKIPTDPKDWSETHVKHWLQWAVRQFNLVSLRLADWNITGTQLCNLTMEEFHAKVPLDPGDVFWTHFELLRKCKFVAVVQKDAPDSSSEGTLEKAIKMRNQKAAKSRPAANQQTRVVNMPLDSVDPTSITIATSSRSVNSGQIQLWQFLLELLTDKEYRDAIQWIGTEGEFKLNQPEAVAQLWGARKNKPSMNYEKLSRALRYYYDGDMISKVHGKRFVYKFVCDLKQLLGYSAAELSKLVEEGRRYF